CTGAGTAGCTTGCGGATTCGTAAGTAAGTAAAGATAGAAATACTTTTCCTCCCAATCCATATCCCTTACAACCGGGTCTCTCCAAAAACCTGTATTAACCTTTTTAAATTTTTCCATTTTTCAACACTTTCCTTTCTCCTATTAATTTTCTTTTCACCCTTTATATATAGAAAAACTGATGAAGAGTAGCGTGTGTTTTAAAAAAATTTATTTTTTTTAACAGGTTTGATTTTTTATCATGTATGACAATCTAAGTAGTTTCCTCACCCGCTGTTAGATCGAGCACAAACTCAGCCGGAATCGCTCGACCAGCTCCAATAGAATTTGACTGCTTGTATTTAGAAGACTGGTTATCATGATAAGAATCAATTTCTTCAATAGTTAATAAAGACTCATTTTTCCAGTTTTTAAGAATACCAACAACATAGTTTAGCCTTCGCTTGTTATTAGCACAGGCAATACCCATTGCTTTTATTACGACATCTTTAGGATTTAAAAAGCAGGAATTCTCTAGCCAGGATAACAGCTGGTGCTTGGCATTCATGTTTGTTAAACCAAATCCATTGCTGTCCCAGAACTCTATGATTTCGTTTATATCTTTTGATTTTTGACTTTGTTGGCCATCTTCTATATGTGAATTGTCTTCAGAGGTTTGTTTTACTTCCCCAGTTGCTGTAAAACGAGGGTTAGAGATTTCTTCAATTTGATCATGCTCTGTTGCAGAATATGTATGTTCTTCACCATTATGGCTACTTTCTTCCTCTACTTTTTTATTACAATAAGGTGCGTATAAGCTTACGATTTCCTCTCTTTCAATACCTTCGCAAACATACGAAATAAGCGAGGTATCCTTGACCTCTTTTAATTCTTTTTTAATACAATCCATGATTGGTTTGCCGCCCCTATGAAGGTTATTTTTTCCCCAGTTTTTAATGGCAATTTCACAAGTTTCTGGATTGTACCGGATTAATTTGTGAAGTGTAGTAAATCGTTCTAATAATAATTCCACCTTTTCAAAGGTATAATCCATTTCAAGTGCCATTTCTTTCTTCGTTATTTCATAGATTCCGATTTGCGTCGTTTTTTCATTCGTCATTAGATACATGTAAAATAATTTATCATCAGAAGTCATCTTCTCTAAATTTAATGAAGATCTCCAAAACCCAGTTAACACCATACGAAATTTTGCCATTTTTTCATCACTATCCTTTTATCAAATTAGTGTTCTTTCATCTTGTATATAGAAAAAAAGAGGGGTTAGAGTAGCGGTTTGATATGTAAAATTTTTGTGAAGATAAAAACTGGAGTGAATATAAAGATTTCATAAGGGTTGAAAATTTGTGTTCTAGTAAATAAAAAAACGTTCCTTAACAATTTGTAAGGAACGTTGATTTTTCTATTGAGTTTAATTTAGAAGAAAAACTACCACTACAACATAGTTTTAAATTTTGAGAAAAGCAGCTCTTTCTAGGTTATTTTCTATACTAGGTTATAAGCTTTTTTTGTTGTTGTTTTTCTTTTTATTATTCTTTTTCTTATTGGCCACGTATCGTAAAAAAATTTCTTATCTAAATTTTATAACAACTTTTCTTAAAGAATCTATGAGAATTGTGTTCAAATTTTTCATACACGTTCAGTTGGGACCTACGACTTTTATAAGATAAATGGTTTAATAAACTGGAAATATTTTCATTTCGTGTGCAGTAAATCATAGAAAAGTACTACTAATTTATGATCATAAAAAAATCTAATTCTTCGTAAAATTTACTTGTAAGCGCTTTATTACGTAAAAGGAGGATGTAAATCTGGTCTTACATAATAAATGAAGGAGGTACTATTTATGTTGAAAAGTGTAAAAATTTTCATGCTTATTATTTTAACAGCTGTACTATCATGTTCATTTAGTATTGGTGCATTTGCAAAGGGAGAAAAAGTAGACACATCCTATCGAAGTGTAACTGAAATACATGATTGGGGTGCAGCTATTACTAAATTGATTGTGAAAATTGGTAAACCAGTACCGAAACAATCTATTACAAAGGATACATTTAAGGTGCATGTGACAAGAAGCGATGATAGACTACTGGACTCTCCACTACTAGAGGAAGGCTATCGAGAGGTTACAAATGCCTATGTTGCTGATCAAAATGGTAACCCTGCAGTAAGAGGAAAATATGTAGTTTTAGAAATGAAGATTGGACCTACTGTGTCACTAGGTTCCCCTCTTAACTATTATTCTGGGTCTAATAAATGGATTAAATCTGATTATACTATTACCCAAGAAAAGGACATAAAAATTAATGCCGGAAAGTTCGGCACAATTTCTGGATTAGTGATTGATACTTTTGCAGGAGAAACGCGAGAAATAGTTGATAGCTTCTCATCAGGTCAGGCAACATATAAGGACGTTACATTAACGTATGCAGATTATGCACCAGCAAAAGATAAGAAGAAGAATCCTTTAATCATCTGGTTACATGGCGGTGGTGAAGGCGGTACGGATCCAACTATTCCACTATCTGCTAATAAAGCTACTAGCTTTGCAACGGAAACCATTCAATCTTATTTTAATGGAGCGTATGTATTAGTTCCTCAAACACCAACGAGATGGATGGAGGGCATTTCAGGAGGAGCTGATGGAACTTCCATTTACCAAGAAGCTCTTATGTCATTAATTAAGGATTATGTCGCTAATAATCCGGATATTGATCCTAATAGAATCTACATTGGCGGTGCCTCAAACGGTGGATACATGACAATGTTAATGGTTCGGGACTATCCGGGATACTTTGCAGCAGCATTTCCAGTATGTGAAGGTTTAAATAATAATTTGGTCTCTGATAATGATATTTTAAATATGTCTCAAACACCAATTTGGTTTGTTCATGCAAAAAATGATCGAACTTTGCCTCCAGGAAGCAATGCCATTCCAACCTATAATCGTTTAATTGATGCTGGAGCTGAAAATGTTCACTTAACAATATTTGATAATGTGCAGGATAATTCAGGTTTATATAAAAATGCTGACGGTACACCATATGAATACAATGGTCACTGGTCGTGGATTTATGTTTATAATAACGAAGTAGAAACAAAAATTAATGACCAAACAACCACTCTAATGGAATGGTTGGCTGCACAGTCTCGTTAAGATTCTGTAATGTAAAATCGCAAAGCATCTTCTATATTCCTAAACAGTGTTTGATTTAAATCATGTAAACAATAAAATTACATTCTAGCAAATGAAGAAAGAAATAAAAAAATAAGCGGTTTCTCCTTCACCAGAGAAACCGCTTATTTTCGTTTACTTGTCTTTGAATCTATCAAATGTATTCCTACTTTTTTAGTGACTGCTCAGCAAGCCACTCCATTAAGGTTGTTGTTTTTCCATTAATGGTGTTTGTTACTTCATTGTTGTATACATAAATCCATGACCAATGTCCATCATATTCGTATGGAGTGCCGTCACTGTTTTTATAGAGACCTGAAGTATCAATTACATCCTCGAATAGTGATAAGTGAACATTTTTGGCACCTGCTTCAATTAACCGGTTATAGGTTGGAACTGTATATAGTTCCGGATTAACAACTGTGTCTGTTTTTGCAGCAATAAACCAGATTGGAAGATTCATCATCCTTTGTATTTCTTCATCTTTGATTAAGGTATCTTTTAAGGCTTCACAGGTTGGGAAGGCTGCTGC
This Metabacillus endolithicus DNA region includes the following protein-coding sequences:
- a CDS encoding prolyl oligopeptidase family serine peptidase, producing MLKSVKIFMLIILTAVLSCSFSIGAFAKGEKVDTSYRSVTEIHDWGAAITKLIVKIGKPVPKQSITKDTFKVHVTRSDDRLLDSPLLEEGYREVTNAYVADQNGNPAVRGKYVVLEMKIGPTVSLGSPLNYYSGSNKWIKSDYTITQEKDIKINAGKFGTISGLVIDTFAGETREIVDSFSSGQATYKDVTLTYADYAPAKDKKKNPLIIWLHGGGEGGTDPTIPLSANKATSFATETIQSYFNGAYVLVPQTPTRWMEGISGGADGTSIYQEALMSLIKDYVANNPDIDPNRIYIGGASNGGYMTMLMVRDYPGYFAAAFPVCEGLNNNLVSDNDILNMSQTPIWFVHAKNDRTLPPGSNAIPTYNRLIDAGAENVHLTIFDNVQDNSGLYKNADGTPYEYNGHWSWIYVYNNEVETKINDQTTTLMEWLAAQSR
- a CDS encoding DnaD domain protein, whose translation is MAKFRMVLTGFWRSSLNLEKMTSDDKLFYMYLMTNEKTTQIGIYEITKKEMALEMDYTFEKVELLLERFTTLHKLIRYNPETCEIAIKNWGKNNLHRGGKPIMDCIKKELKEVKDTSLISYVCEGIEREEIVSLYAPYCNKKVEEESSHNGEEHTYSATEHDQIEEISNPRFTATGEVKQTSEDNSHIEDGQQSQKSKDINEIIEFWDSNGFGLTNMNAKHQLLSWLENSCFLNPKDVVIKAMGIACANNKRRLNYVVGILKNWKNESLLTIEEIDSYHDNQSSKYKQSNSIGAGRAIPAEFVLDLTAGEETT